One window of Polyangiaceae bacterium genomic DNA carries:
- a CDS encoding aryl-sulfate sulfotransferase has translation MRLLLGALVVVCASGLQFGCGDDEPVGASGGAGGVAGSGGTGGTSGSAGGGSGGTGGVIEPTLTPELYPKQPMVVDVNVALPDGIEARLELDAASADPGVHIASLPESDSEARTYRLRGLEPDTDYSADLVVGTDRFAVSFKTPAALPGYKSSFSVTTNGTPAPDYRMFDYSEAPVVGNAGVYLIDPLGKTRWFLAYPDAEALDDLPGGIKLLPDGNILFILGDRMQIIDELGTVQSEVNVSQLGVPLFHHDIIALPNGNFLAISIETREINYPADNQDHYVVGDFLVEFSPQGIITWSWSALDHLDPQRKRADFDNPFYPIFSPTTGEQAKDWSHGNGVIYDATDDSLIFSMRHQDWIIKIDHKTGDIVWKLGDEGDFTLNGDRWFFHQHSPELQPDGSLVLFDNGVGDPYQNESLWNTRPMRIALDTQTMEASIAWVDDQETYLSLIAGDIDRLSNDSFLILDSTVTESTSMPFPSHSRIREVDPTTGQWVWVLDGNEGDFSYRCIPSLRLPGEAE, from the coding sequence ATGCGCTTGTTGCTTGGGGCTTTGGTGGTGGTGTGTGCTTCGGGGCTACAGTTCGGCTGTGGTGACGATGAACCCGTGGGGGCGAGCGGCGGCGCCGGAGGTGTCGCGGGCAGCGGAGGCACGGGCGGTACTTCCGGCTCAGCTGGAGGCGGCAGCGGCGGCACCGGCGGCGTCATCGAACCCACCCTCACGCCCGAGCTGTACCCGAAGCAGCCGATGGTCGTGGATGTCAACGTCGCGTTGCCCGACGGAATCGAAGCTCGACTGGAGCTCGACGCCGCCTCGGCGGACCCTGGCGTACACATTGCATCGCTACCCGAGTCGGACTCCGAGGCACGGACGTATCGGCTGCGCGGCCTCGAACCCGACACGGACTACTCAGCGGACCTCGTTGTCGGTACCGATCGCTTCGCAGTAAGCTTCAAGACCCCGGCGGCGCTCCCTGGCTACAAGAGCAGCTTCAGCGTAACGACCAACGGAACCCCCGCGCCGGACTACCGTATGTTCGACTACTCCGAGGCGCCCGTCGTCGGAAACGCCGGCGTGTATCTGATCGATCCCCTCGGCAAGACGCGCTGGTTCCTCGCATATCCGGACGCAGAGGCGTTGGACGACCTCCCTGGTGGTATCAAGCTATTACCCGACGGAAACATTCTGTTTATCCTCGGGGACCGCATGCAGATCATCGATGAACTCGGGACCGTGCAGAGCGAAGTGAACGTCAGCCAGCTCGGCGTGCCGCTCTTCCACCACGATATCATCGCGCTCCCCAACGGGAACTTCTTGGCGATCAGCATCGAGACGCGGGAAATCAACTATCCGGCAGACAACCAAGATCACTACGTTGTCGGTGATTTCCTCGTGGAGTTTAGCCCTCAAGGAATCATCACCTGGAGCTGGAGCGCGCTCGACCACCTCGACCCTCAGCGTAAGCGTGCTGACTTTGACAACCCGTTCTACCCCATCTTCAGCCCCACCACCGGCGAGCAGGCCAAGGACTGGAGCCACGGAAACGGCGTGATCTACGATGCGACGGACGACTCGCTGATTTTCAGCATGCGCCACCAGGACTGGATCATCAAAATCGACCACAAGACGGGCGACATCGTCTGGAAGCTCGGCGACGAAGGCGACTTCACCCTGAACGGCGACCGCTGGTTTTTCCATCAGCACTCACCAGAGCTGCAGCCAGACGGGAGCTTGGTGCTCTTCGACAACGGCGTTGGCGACCCTTACCAGAACGAATCACTCTGGAATACGCGCCCGATGCGCATCGCACTCGACACTCAGACGATGGAGGCCAGCATCGCTTGGGTCGACGACCAAGAGACCTACCTGTCGCTGATCGCAGGTGACATCGACCGCCTGTCCAACGACAGCTTCCTGATCCTGGACAGCACGGTCACGGAGTCCACCTCCATGCCGTTTCCCTCTCACTCGCGTATCCGCGAAGTGGACCCAACCACGGGTCAGTGGGTGTGGGTGCTTGATGGCAACGAGGGCGACTTCTCGTATCGCTGCATCCCGTCGCTACGACTGCCGGGTGAAGCCGAGTAG
- a CDS encoding formimidoylglutamate deiminase, producing the protein MSRRVLGCDALFDGISWYTPGFIEVEAGRVRRVGTGAEGVTEQVAGVVLPGIPNLHSHAFQRAFAGETEQSAGNGKDSFWSWREAMYRFAERLDPDAVEAIAEQVFLEMLEAGYTSVAEFHYVHHASDGEPYADLAELGRRVAAAARSVGIRLTLLPVFYEAAGFGPKPIEAGQRRFYNSPERYLDLWQALEREQDGLVSLGAAPHSLRAAPLGSLNAVVREVKRRAPEAPIHIHIAEQLREVEECLAHHQRRPVELLLEGAAVDKTWCLVHATHLSSTEQVALGGAGVVAGLCPTTEANLGDGIFPLGNFRQHSGRWGIGSDSQITLDPAQELRLLEYTQRLSLHARNTVLSGDEAGHSGMRLLSEALLGGAQALGSPVGRLLPNCPADLICLDPAHPSLLGRDPETQVDSWIFASNRPAVARVMVNGQWCVTEGRHDRRETVQRRFANCLRRLTG; encoded by the coding sequence GTGAGCCGCCGTGTCTTGGGCTGCGACGCTCTCTTCGATGGCATCAGCTGGTACACACCCGGGTTCATCGAAGTAGAAGCCGGCAGGGTGCGCCGGGTGGGGACCGGCGCCGAAGGCGTCACGGAGCAGGTGGCGGGCGTCGTGCTCCCGGGCATCCCAAACCTGCACTCCCACGCCTTCCAGCGCGCCTTCGCCGGCGAAACCGAGCAGTCCGCTGGCAACGGCAAGGACAGCTTCTGGAGCTGGCGCGAGGCGATGTACCGCTTCGCCGAACGCCTCGATCCAGACGCGGTTGAAGCCATCGCCGAACAAGTCTTCCTGGAGATGCTCGAGGCTGGCTACACCAGCGTCGCGGAGTTTCACTACGTCCACCACGCGTCTGACGGAGAACCGTATGCGGATCTGGCAGAGCTCGGCAGGCGAGTCGCCGCCGCAGCTCGTTCCGTAGGGATCCGCCTCACGCTGCTGCCCGTATTCTACGAAGCCGCTGGGTTCGGGCCAAAGCCCATCGAGGCGGGGCAGAGGCGATTCTACAATTCTCCCGAACGCTACCTCGACCTCTGGCAAGCTTTGGAGCGCGAACAAGACGGCTTGGTTAGCCTCGGCGCCGCTCCCCACAGCCTACGGGCAGCGCCTCTTGGCAGCCTCAACGCGGTGGTGCGCGAAGTGAAGCGCCGCGCGCCGGAAGCACCCATTCACATCCACATCGCGGAGCAGCTCCGAGAGGTGGAAGAGTGCCTGGCGCATCATCAGCGACGCCCAGTCGAGCTGCTGCTCGAGGGCGCGGCGGTGGACAAGACCTGGTGCCTGGTGCACGCAACGCACCTCTCCTCAACCGAACAGGTCGCGCTTGGCGGCGCTGGCGTCGTAGCCGGGCTGTGCCCGACCACGGAGGCCAACCTGGGCGACGGCATCTTTCCGCTAGGCAATTTCAGGCAGCACTCCGGTCGCTGGGGCATCGGCAGCGACAGCCAGATCACCTTGGACCCGGCTCAGGAGCTGAGGCTCTTGGAGTACACCCAGCGGCTGTCGCTGCATGCACGGAACACCGTCCTGAGCGGTGACGAAGCTGGGCACAGCGGGATGCGCCTGCTCTCCGAGGCCTTGCTCGGAGGCGCCCAGGCGCTCGGCTCGCCGGTGGGACGTCTGCTACCAAATTGCCCTGCGGATTTGATTTGTCTGGACCCGGCTCACCCGAGCTTGCTGGGGCGTGATCCGGAAACGCAAGTCGACAGCTGGATCTTCGCGAGCAATCGTCCTGCCGTCGCCCGGGTGATGGTGAACGGGCAGTGGTGTGTGACGGAAGGCCGCCATGACCGCCGCGAAACGGTTCAGCGCCGCTTCGCGAACTGTCTGCGACGACTCACAGGCTAG
- the hutG gene encoding N-formylglutamate deformylase, whose amino-acid sequence MSAAESTGYTLQRGESPLLVSVPHCGTALPEELKRRLVPEALTLPDTDWHVHRLYDFAPALDVTCLFAHYSRYLIDLNRDPSGASLYPGQSVTELCPTTAFDGSELYQPGQAPEEAEQRTRRTQYFEPYHRALQAELARLKARHGFAILLDGHSIRAEVPRFFEGRLPSLNLGTADGSSCDAALQEVACEVLESCGMSWVANGRFKGGYITRRFGQPAHSVHALQLEMAQAEYMLEAPPYAWDEARAEPLRGVLERLVRALLAWRPAVRGAAEQGGSA is encoded by the coding sequence ATGAGCGCAGCCGAATCCACCGGATACACGCTGCAGCGCGGCGAGAGCCCGTTGCTCGTCAGTGTTCCTCACTGTGGCACGGCGCTGCCTGAAGAGCTGAAGCGGCGCTTGGTCCCCGAAGCGCTCACGCTGCCGGACACCGACTGGCACGTACACCGGCTGTACGACTTCGCTCCGGCTCTCGACGTGACGTGTTTGTTCGCGCACTACAGCCGCTACCTGATCGACCTCAACCGCGATCCGAGTGGCGCATCGCTCTACCCGGGACAGAGTGTGACCGAGCTTTGCCCCACCACCGCCTTCGACGGCAGCGAGCTGTACCAGCCGGGGCAAGCCCCTGAAGAGGCGGAACAGCGAACGAGACGGACTCAGTACTTCGAGCCTTACCACCGCGCCCTCCAGGCGGAGCTCGCTCGGCTGAAGGCGCGCCACGGGTTTGCGATCTTGCTCGACGGTCATTCCATCCGCGCGGAAGTACCTCGCTTCTTCGAGGGACGCCTGCCCAGCTTGAACTTGGGAACGGCTGACGGCTCGAGCTGCGACGCAGCGTTGCAGGAAGTCGCCTGCGAAGTGCTCGAGAGCTGTGGGATGAGCTGGGTCGCCAACGGACGCTTCAAGGGCGGTTACATCACGCGGCGCTTCGGTCAGCCCGCTCACTCCGTGCACGCTCTACAGCTCGAGATGGCTCAGGCAGAGTACATGCTCGAAGCACCGCCCTACGCGTGGGACGAAGCGCGGGCCGAGCCACTCCGCGGCGTGCTGGAGCGCTTGGTGCGGGCGCTGCTCGCTTGGCGCCCAGCAGTCCGAGGCGCCGCTGAGCAAGGAGGCAGCGCGTGA
- a CDS encoding cyclic nucleotide-binding domain-containing protein, whose translation MSWKIRKLREAAENARRRDDYAELASLYEKLEHADPAEPEWAKRAADAYARLNRQDKELAALLRAAEAYSQAGFLLKAVAVCKRILRLDPSHTQTQERLAELHSGRKRGLQRVVTEPEKIAARSPHIFPPAPREHKTPDPAPVVAPEPAPVVIPNPSPTVQRAPKPKPRSAALLSALRKERLNVVGSREHARPEPAAQPAAPPVVPTALASPRVLSEPSLAAEPRREQPAPEPVRSPTPAPSEPRVSITSSGAQLERRSIPPGVALQEVTLSEVVPASRRLTPAGRRAVYEIPLEIDFVEIDDAELLEAEPASLPPVSEPWPDLDAAAGPGAEAHQPSEYEAPTAEIADAYAEEEDEEPGSRPIDLTLEPARSQEISEVGITLSRVPLFSELDALTLAALIQGVEFLEVPRGELVYSAGDTADRLFVVVQGEVTLLSPPPKKLELGRCLENEFFGELGLLSDSVRPTSAVASEDTELLVIDRLLISDLAASEPSVLTVLLRFIRERLVQALVLTSPLFAPFAGGERRALASRFHFLEAESDAELLTRGERADGLYILLSGEAEVSFRGEPLQSLLPGDVFGELSLMDGSPSEESVKSLSKCFVLRLDAKDFREIIMTHPQVLEYLAELAEARREVREGLFSDYPPPLS comes from the coding sequence ATCCGCAAGCTGCGTGAAGCAGCCGAAAATGCGCGACGCCGGGATGACTATGCCGAGCTGGCGTCGCTCTACGAAAAGCTCGAACACGCCGATCCCGCGGAGCCGGAGTGGGCCAAGCGTGCAGCGGACGCGTATGCGCGCCTGAACCGCCAAGACAAAGAACTCGCAGCACTGCTTCGCGCCGCCGAGGCTTACTCCCAGGCCGGTTTTCTGCTCAAGGCCGTCGCGGTGTGTAAGCGCATCCTTCGACTCGACCCAAGCCACACCCAGACCCAGGAGAGGCTCGCCGAGCTTCATTCCGGCCGGAAACGCGGCCTGCAGCGGGTGGTGACGGAACCCGAGAAGATCGCGGCGCGTTCTCCGCATATCTTCCCGCCGGCTCCGCGCGAGCACAAGACCCCCGATCCGGCACCCGTGGTCGCGCCAGAGCCCGCGCCAGTGGTCATCCCGAACCCGAGCCCGACGGTTCAGCGCGCACCCAAGCCCAAACCTCGGAGCGCCGCGCTGCTCAGCGCGCTACGCAAGGAGCGGCTCAACGTGGTCGGCAGCCGCGAGCACGCTCGCCCAGAACCGGCAGCCCAGCCGGCAGCGCCGCCCGTCGTGCCTACCGCGCTGGCTAGTCCCCGGGTCCTAAGCGAACCCAGTCTCGCTGCTGAGCCTCGGCGAGAACAGCCTGCGCCGGAACCCGTGCGCTCCCCCACGCCCGCACCCTCTGAGCCGCGCGTCTCGATCACCTCGAGCGGCGCGCAGCTCGAAAGACGCAGCATCCCGCCGGGGGTGGCGCTTCAAGAGGTGACGCTCTCCGAAGTGGTGCCTGCATCTCGACGCCTGACGCCCGCGGGTCGACGTGCGGTCTATGAAATCCCCCTGGAAATAGACTTTGTCGAAATCGACGACGCTGAGCTGCTCGAGGCAGAGCCGGCCAGTTTACCCCCCGTGAGCGAGCCGTGGCCTGATCTAGACGCGGCAGCGGGCCCGGGGGCGGAAGCACACCAGCCCTCGGAGTACGAAGCCCCGACCGCGGAAATCGCTGATGCCTATGCGGAGGAGGAAGACGAGGAGCCGGGAAGCCGCCCCATCGACCTCACGCTGGAGCCCGCACGAAGCCAGGAGATCAGCGAAGTTGGCATCACGCTCAGCCGGGTGCCGCTCTTCAGCGAGCTCGACGCGCTCACACTCGCGGCGTTGATCCAAGGCGTAGAGTTCTTGGAAGTGCCGCGGGGCGAGCTGGTTTACTCAGCCGGCGACACCGCAGACCGCCTGTTCGTGGTCGTGCAGGGCGAGGTCACGCTGCTCTCTCCCCCCCCGAAAAAACTGGAACTGGGGCGTTGTCTCGAGAACGAGTTTTTTGGAGAGCTTGGGCTGCTCAGTGATTCGGTGCGACCCACGTCAGCCGTCGCCAGCGAAGACACAGAGCTGTTGGTGATCGATCGCTTGTTGATCTCCGACCTGGCGGCGAGTGAGCCGAGTGTGCTGACCGTGCTGCTGCGCTTCATTCGTGAGCGATTGGTCCAGGCGCTCGTGTTGACGAGTCCGTTGTTTGCGCCGTTTGCCGGAGGAGAACGCCGTGCTCTGGCCTCGCGCTTCCACTTCTTGGAGGCGGAATCCGACGCCGAGCTACTGACGCGCGGAGAGCGCGCCGACGGCCTGTACATCCTGCTGAGCGGAGAGGCCGAAGTAAGCTTCCGCGGGGAACCCCTGCAGAGCCTGCTACCCGGTGACGTCTTCGGCGAGCTGTCGCTGATGGACGGCTCCCCGTCCGAAGAAAGCGTAAAGAGTCTCAGCAAGTGCTTCGTGCTGCGGCTGGACGCCAAGGATTTCCGCGAAATCATCATGACCCACCCCCAGGTACTTGAGTACCTCGCGGAGCTGGCCGAGGCGCGACGCGAAGTCCGCGAAGGCCTGTTCAGCGACTACCCACCGCCGCTCTCGTGA